In Aureibaculum algae, the following are encoded in one genomic region:
- a CDS encoding DUF2141 domain-containing protein produces the protein MIRLVTVLVIFLVSQVIASQTKFEQGMQKAFTLMAQNKNDEAANAFERIAQVETDNWLPYYNLALLKARTTFQMADKKKVAVEIKAAEEFADKAAAISPDNSEIYVLKAFINVAKIVMDPMTNGASLSPETIAFYQKAIALDKSNPRAHSGLVEFEMGGARYFNQDLSPYCKRLKATIALYDNFKPASKFHPNWGKEWVVGVLKECGSDDEAAEEVDQEVTEKVEGIILTVNVPNVTSDKGVLRFALYDKATFMKTPLDGQVAKIKDGAASIELNNVAPGEYAIICYHDGNNNDALDYDENGMPKEDWGMTNNPVLMGPPTFDIAKFTVENKSLDLTIKF, from the coding sequence ATGATCAGACTCGTAACAGTACTCGTAATTTTCTTAGTAAGTCAAGTGATAGCATCACAAACAAAATTTGAACAAGGCATGCAAAAAGCCTTTACATTAATGGCCCAAAATAAAAATGATGAAGCTGCCAATGCATTTGAACGCATTGCTCAAGTAGAAACCGATAATTGGTTGCCATACTACAATTTGGCGTTGCTTAAAGCAAGAACTACCTTTCAGATGGCAGATAAAAAAAAGGTAGCCGTAGAAATTAAAGCAGCAGAAGAATTTGCTGATAAGGCAGCCGCTATTTCACCAGACAATTCAGAAATTTATGTATTAAAAGCATTTATTAATGTGGCTAAAATAGTAATGGATCCGATGACTAATGGAGCTAGTTTATCTCCGGAAACAATAGCATTTTATCAAAAAGCTATAGCTTTAGATAAAAGTAACCCGAGAGCACATAGTGGTTTAGTAGAATTTGAAATGGGTGGAGCTCGTTATTTTAATCAAGACTTAAGTCCCTATTGTAAAAGACTAAAAGCAACCATCGCATTGTATGATAATTTTAAACCCGCTTCAAAATTTCACCCAAATTGGGGTAAAGAATGGGTAGTAGGCGTGTTAAAAGAGTGTGGAAGTGATGATGAAGCTGCCGAAGAAGTTGACCAAGAAGTTACAGAAAAAGTAGAAGGGATAATCCTTACTGTAAACGTGCCAAATGTTACTAGTGATAAAGGAGTCTTACGTTTTGCTTTATATGATAAAGCTACCTTTATGAAAACTCCTTTAGATGGTCAAGTAGCTAAAATAAAAGATGGTGCAGCCTCAATTGAGTTAAATAATGTAGCTCCTGGTGAATATGCTATTATTTGTTATCATGATGGTAATAATAACGATGCACTTGATTATGATGAAAACGGAATGCCAAAAGAAGATTGGGGTATGACTAACAATCCTGTTTTAATGGGACCTCCTACTTTTGATATTGCTAAATTTACAGTTGAAAATAAATCATTAGATTTAACTATTAAATTTTAA
- a CDS encoding DapH/DapD/GlmU-related protein: MIDIKDFISNIPSFLLLEKYTSPWSITKDIKEIIKAIIPNLGEDFNVENGIAIHKSAILEQGITLKGPIIIMDNCQIGAHAYFREGVFLDSSVKIGPNSEIKNSLIFSNTAIAHLNYIGNSIIGSNVNFEAGSIAANHYNERTDKRIYVSFHNKIIDTGLEKFGALVGDNSRIGANGVLSPGTLLEKDSIVKRLELIEQCKEK; encoded by the coding sequence ATGATTGACATCAAAGATTTTATCTCAAATATCCCATCCTTTCTTCTCCTAGAAAAATATACTTCTCCTTGGAGTATAACCAAAGACATAAAAGAAATAATTAAAGCAATTATACCAAATCTTGGAGAGGATTTTAATGTTGAAAATGGAATAGCTATTCATAAGTCTGCAATTTTAGAACAAGGTATTACCTTAAAAGGTCCAATAATTATAATGGACAACTGTCAAATTGGTGCTCATGCCTATTTTAGAGAAGGTGTTTTTTTGGATAGTTCGGTAAAAATTGGACCTAACTCAGAAATAAAAAATAGTTTGATATTTTCTAATACTGCCATTGCTCATTTAAACTATATCGGAAATAGTATTATTGGTAGCAATGTAAATTTTGAAGCAGGTTCAATCGCTGCAAATCACTACAATGAAAGAACAGACAAAAGGATTTATGTAAGTTTCCACAACAAAATAATTGATACAGGATTGGAAAAATTCGGAGCTCTAGTAGGAGATAATTCTAGAATTGGTGCCAATGGAGTTTTGTCTCCTGGAACATTATTAGAAAAGGACTCAATTGTAAAGAGACTCGAATTAATTGAACAATGTAAAGAAAAATAA
- a CDS encoding 2TM domain-containing protein, which produces MSEYRKVIFIGFVIGVLIMIIDMIFRVLSGYSITFNNQLLIAFGYYQMYSLVLTFVNSTFFGYLNKIEWKKYGRYRMLFGSLGGVVLTMIAIVLLRMFQEMAVNGEGFTEFYTEELSNGKFYFTCVIITVVASIFFHAVYFYQKSQKEKVTEQKIIAGTASAQFDALKNQLDPHFLFNSLNVLTSLIDENPDAAQDFTTALSKVYRYVLEQKNKELISVDEELKFAKTYVSLLKMRFEDSIVFSVPEKANNSEAKVVPLALQLLLENAVKHNIVNSKNPLTIKIYEEGGQLVVENNLQIKEVLKKSSGVGLSNIQQRYQLVTDRKVSINKTEGSFIVKLPMLTKQISVMQTQENYIEDKRYLKAKERVEKIKGFYSNLISYVIIIPCLAYLNYKTTSFPWIVFPMLGWGFGIVMHGMEAYGYNPLLGKDWEDRKIREFMNKD; this is translated from the coding sequence ATGTCTGAATACAGAAAAGTAATATTTATAGGGTTTGTAATTGGTGTCCTGATAATGATTATTGATATGATCTTTAGAGTGTTGTCAGGGTATTCAATTACGTTTAATAATCAACTATTAATTGCCTTCGGATATTACCAAATGTATTCTTTGGTTTTGACTTTTGTAAATTCAACCTTTTTTGGTTATTTGAATAAGATTGAGTGGAAAAAATATGGCCGATATAGAATGCTTTTTGGTAGTCTAGGAGGTGTCGTGTTGACAATGATTGCTATTGTTTTGTTGAGGATGTTTCAAGAAATGGCTGTAAATGGAGAGGGGTTTACAGAATTTTATACGGAAGAGTTAAGTAATGGAAAGTTCTATTTTACTTGTGTAATCATTACTGTAGTAGCTAGCATTTTTTTTCATGCGGTTTATTTTTATCAAAAATCTCAAAAGGAAAAAGTTACCGAACAGAAAATTATTGCAGGTACCGCTTCAGCTCAATTTGATGCCTTAAAAAACCAATTAGATCCACATTTTTTATTCAATAGTTTAAATGTATTAACGAGTTTAATTGATGAAAACCCAGATGCGGCTCAAGACTTTACAACGGCATTGTCAAAAGTATATCGCTATGTGTTAGAGCAGAAAAATAAAGAGCTTATAAGTGTAGATGAAGAATTAAAATTTGCTAAAACCTATGTGAGTTTATTAAAAATGCGATTTGAAGATAGTATTGTTTTTAGCGTTCCGGAGAAGGCGAATAATTCTGAAGCTAAAGTGGTACCCTTAGCATTGCAATTGTTACTAGAAAATGCAGTAAAACACAATATTGTAAATTCTAAGAATCCGTTAACTATAAAAATTTACGAAGAAGGTGGGCAATTGGTAGTTGAAAATAATTTACAGATTAAAGAAGTATTAAAAAAGAGTAGTGGAGTAGGACTGTCCAACATTCAGCAACGCTATCAGTTGGTAACCGATCGTAAAGTGAGTATTAATAAAACAGAGGGTTCTTTTATTGTAAAGTTACCCATGTTAACCAAACAAATTTCAGTTATGCAAACACAAGAAAATTATATAGAAGATAAACGCTATTTAAAGGCAAAAGAAAGAGTAGAAAAAATAAAGGGGTTTTATAGTAATTTAATTTCTTACGTTATCATCATTCCTTGTTTAGCTTATCTTAATTATAAAACTACAAGTTTTCCTTGGATCGTTTTTCCTATGCTTGGTTGGGGGTTCGGAATTGTAATGCATGGTATGGAAGCTTATGGTTACAATCCGCTTTTAGGTAAAGATTGGGAAGACCGTAAAATTAGAGAATTTATGAACAAAGACTAA
- a CDS encoding 2TM domain-containing protein yields the protein MENLDNENKYIKAKERVEKIKKFYSHLLSYLIFIGFLAGLNYYTDGWRYPWFLWAAFGWGIGLFFHALKALEWNPFMGKDWEERKIKEYMDRDNKEYKKTQHWE from the coding sequence ATGGAAAATTTAGACAACGAAAATAAATATATAAAAGCGAAAGAGCGAGTAGAAAAAATTAAAAAATTTTACAGTCATTTACTTTCCTATTTGATATTTATAGGTTTTTTAGCAGGGTTAAATTATTATACTGATGGATGGCGATACCCTTGGTTTTTATGGGCTGCCTTTGGTTGGGGTATTGGTTTATTCTTTCATGCCCTTAAAGCACTTGAATGGAACCCTTTTATGGGGAAAGATTGGGAAGAGCGAAAGATAAAAGAGTATATGGATAGGGATAATAAGGAGTACAAAAAGACCCAACATTGGGAGTAA
- a CDS encoding S41 family peptidase, with product MKRTLFLLFTFSITLSSCGHSNSIETEKLATTAKIWGFLKYYHPEVATGKFNWDKQLFEILPKVSTAKNKQELSKIYLEWINALGKVDMCNTCTTKENKNYFGKNFDLAWIKDTTLFSKELIAKLKFIEKNRFQGEHHYVSVGRAGNVIIENEPHYKNFSWENKNLRLLSLFRYWNYIEYFFPYKYQTDKDWDMVLKESIPNFYNSKTETDYHVALLELIVNINDSHGDFWTDLTVKHFGEYRLPAKFKIIDNKVIITGFYEVEIAKENDLQIGDVILKVDGKKIKDLLTIRDKYISGSNTSVKLRNAKGKLLSGSKETVTITFERNNIIQEKNIKRHPYYALKIEKSIDDTWKIFKNNIGYVNMGQLEKDDVKLVMDTLAGTKAIIFDIRNYPKGTMYPILEYLHKKPKVFAKFTKPDLSYIGKFNWAETYTCGRENPHSYSGKVILLVNETTQSHAEFTAMGLQTAENAITIGSQTSGADGNISMVRIIDNLYTVFSGIGVFYPNGKETQRIGIVPDINVLPTIEGVKKAQDEVLEKALEVALE from the coding sequence TTGAAAAGAACACTATTTCTACTATTCACATTTTCCATAACTTTAAGTAGTTGTGGTCATAGCAATTCTATAGAAACTGAAAAACTTGCAACAACAGCAAAAATATGGGGTTTTTTAAAATACTATCATCCAGAAGTAGCTACAGGTAAATTCAATTGGGACAAGCAATTATTTGAAATTTTACCTAAGGTTTCAACGGCTAAAAACAAACAGGAACTTTCTAAAATCTATCTAGAATGGATTAATGCATTAGGGAAAGTAGACATGTGCAACACATGTACTACAAAAGAGAATAAAAATTATTTTGGCAAAAATTTTGACCTAGCATGGATTAAGGACACCACACTTTTCTCTAAAGAATTAATTGCAAAACTCAAGTTTATCGAAAAAAATAGGTTTCAAGGCGAGCATCATTACGTTTCTGTAGGAAGAGCAGGTAATGTCATAATTGAGAATGAGCCACATTACAAAAATTTTAGTTGGGAAAACAAAAATTTAAGATTATTGTCCTTATTTAGATATTGGAACTACATCGAATATTTTTTTCCGTATAAGTACCAAACAGATAAAGATTGGGATATGGTTTTAAAGGAATCCATTCCAAATTTCTACAATTCAAAAACGGAAACTGACTACCATGTTGCTTTGCTTGAATTAATAGTAAATATTAACGACAGCCATGGTGATTTTTGGACAGACTTGACAGTTAAACATTTTGGTGAATATAGGCTTCCTGCCAAATTTAAAATCATAGACAATAAAGTTATTATAACTGGCTTCTATGAAGTAGAAATAGCCAAAGAAAATGATTTACAAATTGGGGATGTAATACTTAAAGTGGATGGAAAAAAGATAAAAGACTTATTAACCATACGCGATAAATACATTAGTGGATCCAATACTTCTGTGAAGTTGAGAAATGCAAAAGGGAAACTACTCAGTGGTTCAAAGGAAACCGTTACAATTACTTTTGAAAGAAACAATATTATTCAAGAAAAAAACATAAAACGTCATCCATATTATGCATTAAAAATCGAAAAATCAATAGATGATACATGGAAAATTTTTAAGAATAATATTGGCTATGTTAATATGGGGCAACTTGAAAAGGATGATGTCAAATTGGTCATGGACACCTTAGCCGGCACCAAAGCGATTATCTTTGATATTCGAAATTATCCGAAGGGTACCATGTATCCAATTTTAGAATATCTACATAAAAAACCTAAAGTGTTTGCAAAATTTACCAAACCTGATTTATCCTATATTGGTAAATTCAATTGGGCAGAAACATATACTTGTGGGCGAGAGAACCCTCACTCATATTCGGGCAAAGTTATTTTGTTAGTTAATGAAACTACCCAAAGTCACGCAGAATTTACAGCAATGGGACTGCAAACGGCCGAAAATGCTATAACAATTGGTAGTCAAACCTCTGGTGCAGACGGAAATATAAGCATGGTCCGTATAATCGACAACTTATATACCGTATTTTCTGGAATTGGAGTTTTTTACCCGAATGGTAAAGAAACACAAAGAATAGGAATCGTTCCAGACATCAATGTTCTACCGACAATTGAAGGTGTAAAAAAGGCTCAAGATGAAGTTTTGGAAAAGGCCTTAGAAGTAGCATTGGAATAA
- a CDS encoding 2TM domain-containing protein — protein MESEHRNNRKYRQAKQRVKELKGFYWHFAIYMLVNLFLTVNKVIRNYYNGESLNEAIWNFDTFSVWFFWGIGIFFHGMNVFGYPLILGKNWEEGKIKKIMEEDERQIRKYK, from the coding sequence ATGGAATCAGAACACAGAAATAATAGAAAATATAGACAAGCAAAACAACGCGTTAAAGAATTGAAAGGATTTTATTGGCATTTTGCAATTTATATGTTGGTAAATTTATTTTTAACGGTGAATAAAGTGATTAGAAACTACTATAATGGAGAATCTTTAAATGAAGCTATTTGGAATTTTGACACATTCTCAGTATGGTTTTTTTGGGGAATAGGAATCTTTTTTCACGGAATGAATGTTTTTGGTTATCCTTTAATTTTAGGTAAAAATTGGGAAGAAGGGAAAATAAAAAAAATTATGGAAGAAGATGAAAGACAAATTCGAAAATATAAGTAA
- a CDS encoding 2TM domain-containing protein encodes MKKNMNSTKHEDALEHVIRLREFYQQVFVYIIFVIVWLNFKNNIIAFVRTHTDNVDNNFLNWLNINIILVPVLWGIIILIYGLYLNKFKLSFLKKWEEKKLKKIMNK; translated from the coding sequence ATGAAAAAAAACATGAATTCAACAAAACATGAAGATGCATTAGAGCATGTAATTAGGTTGAGAGAATTTTATCAGCAGGTTTTTGTTTACATTATTTTTGTTATAGTTTGGCTTAATTTTAAAAATAACATCATAGCGTTTGTGCGAACACATACCGATAATGTGGATAATAATTTTTTAAATTGGTTGAATATAAACATAATATTAGTGCCCGTATTATGGGGTATAATAATACTTATTTATGGACTGTACCTCAATAAATTCAAACTGTCATTTCTCAAAAAATGGGAAGAGAAAAAGTTAAAAAAAATTATGAATAAGTAA
- a CDS encoding YceI family protein: MNWKIDNTHSEITFKVKHMMISTVTGYFENFDATINTNDESFENASVEFNAKIDSINTKNKDRDTHLKSDDFFNSEKFPEMKFISKSFNGQQLIGDLTIKDVTKTVQLDVDFNGIAVDPYGQTKAGFEISGNINRKDYNLTWNAVTEAGNIVVSDKVKIVIDAQFIKQA; encoded by the coding sequence ATGAATTGGAAAATAGATAACACGCATTCAGAAATTACATTCAAAGTAAAGCATATGATGATTTCAACAGTAACAGGTTATTTTGAAAATTTTGACGCAACTATTAATACAAATGATGAAAGCTTCGAAAACGCATCTGTAGAATTTAATGCCAAAATAGATTCTATTAACACAAAAAATAAAGATAGAGATACACATCTTAAATCTGATGATTTTTTCAATTCGGAAAAATTTCCAGAAATGAAATTTATTTCCAAATCTTTTAACGGACAACAATTAATTGGTGATTTAACTATAAAAGATGTTACGAAAACAGTTCAATTAGATGTTGATTTTAATGGTATTGCAGTTGACCCTTATGGACAAACAAAAGCAGGTTTTGAAATAAGTGGAAACATTAATAGAAAGGATTATAATCTAACTTGGAATGCCGTTACAGAGGCAGGAAATATAGTCGTTTCTGACAAAGTTAAAATAGTAATTGATGCACAATTCATAAAACAAGCCTAA
- a CDS encoding LytR/AlgR family response regulator transcription factor, with translation MNVIIIEDEKPAARRLDRMLQKIGVTAMAMLHSVEESLTWFNENEHPDLIFLDIQLSDGLSFEIFENIDINSAIIFTTAYDEYALQAFKLNSIDYLLKPIDTDDLENAYTKFKERIPTKQKVAIDFDDIKKLLVNPLEREYKKRFTIKVGQHLKMVSIDTIECFYSENKGTYIHTTEGRDYLIDLTLDQLEQELEPQTFFRTSRKFYVNVNAIKDIISYTNSRLQIKLNTYQHQDIIVSRERVRDFKDWLE, from the coding sequence ATGAATGTAATTATAATAGAAGACGAGAAACCAGCCGCAAGAAGATTAGATAGAATGTTACAAAAAATTGGTGTCACAGCCATGGCTATGTTACATTCAGTAGAAGAATCGTTAACATGGTTTAATGAAAATGAACATCCTGATCTTATTTTCTTAGATATTCAATTGTCTGATGGTTTGTCGTTTGAAATATTTGAAAACATAGATATTAATAGTGCTATTATTTTTACCACTGCCTATGATGAATATGCATTGCAAGCTTTTAAATTGAATAGTATTGACTATTTGTTAAAGCCAATTGATACGGACGATTTGGAAAATGCCTACACAAAATTTAAAGAACGAATCCCCACAAAACAAAAAGTGGCTATTGACTTTGATGATATAAAAAAATTATTGGTTAACCCCTTAGAACGTGAATACAAAAAGCGTTTTACAATCAAGGTTGGACAACATTTAAAAATGGTTTCTATTGATACTATTGAATGTTTTTATAGCGAGAATAAAGGAACTTATATCCATACCACGGAAGGTAGAGATTATTTAATAGATTTAACCTTAGATCAATTAGAACAAGAGTTAGAACCGCAAACCTTTTTTAGAACCAGTCGTAAGTTCTATGTAAATGTAAATGCGATTAAAGATATAATATCGTACACTAATTCACGCCTTCAAATTAAATTGAACACATACCAGCATCAAGATATTATCGTAAGTAGAGAACGTGTCCGAGATTTTAAAGATTGGTTGGAATAA
- a CDS encoding homoserine kinase, producing the protein MNSIKIFAPATVANVSCGFDALGFAINAVGDEMIFTKTVDKGVTISKIEGAELTFDSRKNAASVVAWAMIDEAKPDFGIDMQLFKKVKPGSGLGSSASSSAGAAFGVNQLLGKPFSNLELTEFARLGEKAACGSPIADNVAAAIYGGFILVKSYEPLEIVKLPVPKELWVTVIHPQIEIKTEDARNAIHPTVTVANAVKQSANLAGLISGLYTDDYELISRSLEDVIAEPFRKKLIPHFDAIKTEGLKAGALGVGISGSGPTIFALSKGEKIAEKVAETMRNIYQNTAIDFNIHVSKVNLSGVDIINN; encoded by the coding sequence ATGAACTCAATCAAAATATTTGCTCCCGCAACCGTCGCAAATGTGTCCTGTGGATTTGATGCCTTAGGATTTGCAATAAATGCTGTTGGTGATGAAATGATCTTTACAAAAACGGTCGATAAAGGGGTTACAATAAGTAAAATTGAAGGAGCTGAATTAACTTTTGACAGTCGCAAAAATGCGGCTAGTGTGGTTGCTTGGGCAATGATAGATGAAGCCAAACCTGATTTCGGAATAGATATGCAACTATTCAAAAAAGTTAAACCAGGTAGCGGTTTGGGTAGTAGTGCTTCAAGCTCAGCTGGTGCTGCTTTTGGGGTGAACCAATTATTAGGAAAACCATTTTCTAATTTAGAACTTACTGAATTTGCCCGATTAGGAGAAAAAGCAGCTTGTGGATCACCTATAGCAGATAATGTTGCCGCTGCTATTTATGGTGGCTTTATATTGGTGAAAAGCTATGAACCGTTAGAAATTGTTAAACTACCAGTACCGAAAGAATTGTGGGTCACAGTAATTCATCCACAAATAGAAATTAAAACCGAAGATGCTCGTAATGCCATACATCCAACTGTTACCGTTGCTAATGCTGTAAAGCAAAGTGCAAACTTAGCAGGTTTAATTAGCGGACTGTACACGGATGATTATGAGTTGATTAGTCGCTCGTTAGAAGATGTAATTGCAGAACCATTTCGCAAAAAATTAATCCCTCATTTTGATGCTATAAAAACAGAAGGCTTAAAAGCAGGAGCTTTAGGTGTTGGAATTTCTGGGTCTGGCCCTACCATTTTTGCTTTATCTAAAGGAGAAAAAATTGCAGAAAAAGTAGCCGAAACTATGCGGAACATATATCAAAACACCGCTATCGATTTTAACATTCACGTTTCAAAAGTGAATTTAAGCGGCGTTGATATCATCAATAATTGA
- the thrA gene encoding bifunctional aspartate kinase/homoserine dehydrogenase I, with amino-acid sequence MKVLKFGGTSVGSSKNINKIIEIVKANEEEKQIIVVSAFAKVTNLLLEAAQLASIKKTAYTSVIEDIKTIHNQIISDLFTEKDKNEVLKFVNQKLADLKSILDSISLISELSAKSEANIVSHGELLSSFVIAKALQVNHIDAERKDTRELILTNTNYTNASVNFEVSNRQIQDYFKSNKAKVTVLPGFISSAENGDTTVLGRGGSDYTAAIVASALDADVLEIWTDVSGMFTANPNVVPQAMPIEQISYEEAMELSHFGAKVIYPPTIHPVLKKEIPILIKNTLKPEDAGTLITKTSKDKKNPVKGISHIDDVTLITLEGSGMVGIPGFSKRLFETLATEKINVKLITQASSEHSICIGIDDSNANLAKIAIDSTFEFEILKNKIKPLQIEKNLSIIAIVGDHMKSHQGISGKMFGTLGKNNVNIRAIAQGASEKNISAVIAAKDVKKGINSLHESFFKNNNKQLNLFITGVGNVGAKLIEQIEQQHEFLLNNLNINIRIVGLSNSRQMIFDDEGIDLSSWKEQIKKGVPASLDSFLEQVKALNLRNSVFVDITANAKVADMYAKYLKNSTAVVACNKIASSATYKKYKELKELSRSYDVPYLFETNVGAGLPIIDTLNNLITSGDQVHKIQAVLSGSLNFIFNNFTTETEFYDVVKQAQLEGYTEPDPRIDLSGVDVARKILILARESGIKINLEDIENDSFLTENNHKADSVDDFYNSLKTDADHFKELLKSANSNNCQLKYVAELINGKAKVGLKEIPVGHPFYNLEGKDNIVMFYTKRYPEQPMIIKGAGAGADVTASGLFADIIKIANN; translated from the coding sequence ATGAAAGTTTTAAAATTTGGAGGAACATCAGTAGGTTCATCAAAAAATATTAATAAAATAATTGAAATTGTAAAAGCTAACGAAGAAGAAAAACAAATTATTGTTGTTTCTGCATTTGCAAAAGTCACCAATTTATTGCTAGAAGCTGCTCAGCTTGCATCTATCAAAAAAACAGCATACACCTCTGTTATTGAAGATATTAAAACAATACACAATCAGATAATTTCAGATTTATTTACAGAAAAGGATAAAAATGAAGTTTTAAAATTTGTAAATCAAAAACTTGCTGATCTTAAATCTATATTAGATAGTATTTCATTAATAAGCGAACTTTCCGCAAAAAGCGAAGCTAATATAGTTAGTCATGGTGAACTATTATCCTCATTTGTAATAGCAAAAGCATTACAAGTGAATCATATTGATGCGGAGCGAAAAGATACTAGAGAACTGATTTTAACCAATACTAATTATACAAATGCTTCAGTAAATTTTGAAGTTTCGAATCGTCAAATTCAAGATTATTTTAAATCAAATAAAGCGAAAGTTACTGTTTTACCTGGGTTTATTTCTTCTGCTGAAAATGGAGACACCACAGTACTAGGTCGTGGTGGTTCTGATTACACTGCCGCTATTGTAGCTTCAGCACTTGATGCAGATGTATTAGAAATATGGACTGATGTAAGTGGAATGTTTACAGCTAACCCTAATGTTGTTCCTCAGGCCATGCCAATAGAGCAAATTTCTTATGAAGAAGCAATGGAATTATCGCATTTTGGAGCCAAAGTTATATACCCTCCAACGATTCATCCGGTATTAAAAAAGGAAATACCTATTCTTATAAAAAACACCTTAAAACCAGAAGACGCAGGTACGCTTATCACAAAAACTAGTAAAGACAAAAAAAATCCTGTGAAAGGAATTAGTCATATAGATGATGTAACATTAATTACTTTAGAAGGATCTGGAATGGTAGGTATTCCGGGATTTTCAAAACGATTATTTGAAACATTGGCTACTGAAAAAATCAATGTGAAATTAATTACGCAAGCATCATCTGAGCATTCTATTTGTATCGGTATTGATGACAGTAATGCTAATTTGGCCAAAATTGCTATTGATAGCACTTTTGAATTCGAAATATTAAAAAATAAAATTAAACCCTTACAGATAGAAAAAAACTTATCTATTATAGCTATTGTTGGCGATCATATGAAAAGTCACCAAGGTATTAGCGGAAAGATGTTTGGTACTTTAGGTAAGAATAATGTGAACATAAGAGCCATTGCTCAAGGTGCTTCTGAAAAAAATATTTCTGCTGTAATTGCAGCCAAGGATGTTAAAAAAGGAATCAATAGCCTGCATGAAAGTTTCTTTAAAAACAATAACAAGCAACTTAATTTATTTATTACTGGTGTTGGTAATGTTGGTGCTAAACTGATTGAGCAAATAGAACAGCAACATGAATTTTTGTTAAATAATTTAAACATTAATATCAGGATTGTTGGTTTGTCAAATTCAAGACAAATGATCTTTGACGATGAAGGAATAGACCTATCTTCATGGAAAGAGCAGATAAAAAAAGGGGTACCAGCTTCGTTAGATAGTTTTCTTGAACAGGTAAAAGCTTTGAACCTTAGAAATAGCGTTTTTGTAGATATTACAGCAAATGCAAAAGTAGCTGATATGTATGCCAAGTATTTAAAAAACAGTACAGCTGTTGTTGCCTGTAATAAAATTGCGAGTTCTGCTACTTATAAAAAATACAAAGAACTTAAAGAATTATCACGATCATATGACGTACCTTATCTATTTGAAACGAATGTTGGTGCAGGTTTACCGATTATAGATACCTTAAATAATTTAATTACTTCAGGAGATCAAGTACATAAAATTCAAGCCGTTTTATCTGGAAGTTTAAATTTCATTTTTAATAATTTCACCACTGAAACTGAATTTTATGATGTGGTTAAACAAGCACAGCTAGAAGGCTATACAGAACCTGACCCTAGAATTGATTTAAGTGGTGTTGATGTTGCTCGAAAAATACTCATTTTAGCAAGAGAAAGCGGTATTAAAATCAACTTAGAAGATATTGAAAATGATTCATTCCTTACGGAGAATAATCACAAAGCAGATAGTGTTGATGACTTTTACAATTCATTAAAAACTGATGCTGATCATTTTAAAGAGTTATTAAAATCAGCGAACAGTAACAATTGTCAATTAAAGTATGTAGCTGAGCTTATTAACGGTAAGGCTAAAGTAGGTTTAAAGGAAATACCAGTAGGACATCCTTTTTACAATTTGGAAGGCAAGGACAATATCGTAATGTTTTATACAAAAAGATATCCAGAACAACCTATGATTATTAAAGGTGCTGGTGCTGGTGCAGACGTTACAGCTTCAGGACTTTTTGCAGATATTATTAAAATTGCAAATAATTAA